From Pseudomonas poae, the proteins below share one genomic window:
- a CDS encoding efflux RND transporter periplasmic adaptor subunit, giving the protein MNKRHGVALALALGLMLSGVARAEEEEGELELTEPQLQAAGIQLAQAQPRTLSTLLTLPGEVRFDEDRTSHIVPRAAGVVEAVKVNLGQSVKKGEVLAVIASQQISDQRSELAASERRVELARTTFQRERQLWKDEISAEQDYLLARQTLQEAEIALNNARQKMTALSGSAVLVGGNRYELRAPFAGVVVEKHLGVGEVVSETSNAFTLSDLSQVWVTFGVFPKDLNKVRVGKPVKVSSTEMGTEVLGTVAYVGNLLGEQTRTATVRVTVPNPDDAWRPGLFVSVQLATDTYQAKVTVPQEAIQTVEDKPSVFVRTAHGFVTRHLELGVSENGHVEVRQGLEAGAQVATVGSFILKSELGKGSAEHAH; this is encoded by the coding sequence ATGAACAAACGACACGGCGTGGCGCTTGCCCTCGCCCTGGGCCTGATGCTGTCTGGTGTTGCACGTGCCGAGGAAGAAGAAGGTGAACTTGAACTTACCGAGCCGCAGCTCCAGGCCGCCGGTATTCAGCTCGCCCAGGCCCAACCGCGCACGCTCAGCACATTGCTGACGCTGCCGGGCGAGGTGCGTTTCGATGAGGACCGCACCTCACACATCGTGCCGCGTGCGGCCGGGGTGGTGGAGGCGGTGAAGGTCAACCTTGGCCAGTCGGTGAAGAAGGGCGAGGTGTTGGCGGTGATCGCCAGCCAGCAGATTTCCGACCAGCGCAGCGAACTCGCGGCCAGCGAGCGCCGGGTCGAACTGGCGCGCACCACGTTCCAGCGCGAACGCCAGCTCTGGAAGGACGAGATCTCCGCCGAGCAGGATTACCTGCTGGCGCGCCAGACCTTGCAGGAAGCTGAAATCGCCCTGAACAACGCGCGGCAAAAGATGACTGCGCTCAGTGGCAGCGCGGTATTGGTCGGTGGCAATCGCTATGAACTGCGTGCGCCGTTTGCCGGTGTGGTGGTGGAAAAACACCTGGGTGTCGGTGAGGTCGTCAGTGAAACCAGCAACGCCTTCACGCTCTCGGACCTGTCCCAGGTGTGGGTCACCTTCGGGGTATTTCCCAAGGACTTGAACAAGGTTCGGGTGGGTAAACCGGTGAAAGTCAGCTCCACCGAAATGGGCACCGAAGTGCTCGGCACCGTGGCCTATGTGGGCAACCTGCTCGGCGAGCAGACCCGTACCGCCACCGTGCGCGTGACCGTGCCCAACCCCGACGACGCCTGGCGCCCCGGGCTGTTTGTCAGTGTGCAACTGGCCACCGACACCTACCAGGCCAAGGTCACCGTGCCGCAGGAGGCGATCCAGACGGTCGAGGACAAACCTTCGGTATTCGTACGTACCGCGCACGGTTTCGTGACCCGCCATCTTGAACTGGGCGTGAGTGAAAACGGCCACGTCGAAGTGCGCCAGGGCCTGGAGGCCGGAGCGCAGGTGGCGACTGTCGGCAGCTTCATCCTCAAGTCAGAACTGGGCAAGGGCTCGGCCGAGCACGCCCATTGA
- a CDS encoding cation diffusion facilitator family transporter has product MSAGHSHAQVRAGHERKLWFALGLTASFMIAEVIGAFVTGSLALLSDAAHMMTDALALAISLVAIQVAKRAADRKRTFGYARFEILAAAFNALLLFAVAFYILYEAYQRLQAPAEIQSTGMLVIAVLGLIVNLISMRLLSAASGESLNVKGAYLEVWSDMLGSIGVIIAALVIMLTGWGWVDSLVAAAIGFWVLPRTWTLLKESLNVLLQGVPDGIDIDRVEQAIRGVPGVKDVHDLHIWALTSGKNVLSTHLVADSALSTEQKILSQVTELLHEQFDISHATIQVEGDGFAHDEHDEVHA; this is encoded by the coding sequence ATGAGTGCAGGACATAGTCATGCCCAAGTACGCGCCGGCCACGAACGCAAGTTATGGTTTGCCCTGGGGCTGACCGCCAGCTTCATGATCGCCGAGGTGATCGGCGCATTCGTCACCGGTAGCCTGGCGCTGTTGTCCGACGCCGCGCACATGATGACCGACGCCCTGGCCCTGGCGATTTCGCTGGTGGCGATCCAGGTCGCCAAGCGCGCAGCCGACCGCAAGCGCACCTTTGGTTATGCGCGTTTCGAGATTCTGGCGGCGGCGTTTAATGCGCTGCTGCTGTTCGCCGTGGCGTTTTACATTCTGTATGAGGCCTATCAACGGCTACAGGCGCCCGCTGAGATCCAGTCCACCGGCATGCTGGTGATTGCAGTGCTGGGGCTGATCGTCAACCTGATTTCCATGCGCCTGCTCAGCGCGGCCAGCGGTGAAAGCCTCAATGTGAAGGGCGCCTACCTGGAAGTCTGGAGCGACATGCTTGGCTCCATCGGCGTGATCATTGCGGCGCTGGTGATCATGCTGACCGGCTGGGGCTGGGTCGACTCGCTGGTGGCGGCGGCAATTGGTTTCTGGGTATTACCGCGCACCTGGACCCTGCTCAAGGAAAGCCTGAACGTGCTGCTGCAAGGCGTGCCGGACGGTATTGATATCGACCGGGTGGAGCAGGCCATTCGTGGGGTGCCCGGGGTCAAGGACGTGCATGACCTGCACATCTGGGCGCTCACCAGCGGCAAGAATGTGCTGAGCACGCATCTGGTGGCGGATTCGGCGCTGAGCACGGAGCAGAAAATTCTTAGCCAGGTGACGGAATTGCTGCACGAACAATTCGATATTTCCCACGCCACAATTCAGGTCGAAGGCGACGGTTTCGCGCATGACGAACATGACGAGGTGCACGCCTGA
- a CDS encoding gluconate:H+ symporter has protein sequence MELSTAAWMVHDTRLMLCVLLAIASIIVLISATKLPPFLSILIGTFIAGVGAGLPPEEVAKAFSKGAGAILGEAGIIIALGSMLGALMAESGAADRIATTLLGLGKGKSLPWVMALVAMVIGLPLFFEVGLVMMVPIIFVMAKRSNQPLLKIAIPALAGMTTLHALMPPHPGPLIAVGALHADLGLTMLLGFCLAVPAVILAGPLYGNWLSKRLHVDEPADIGALFSAPPKAPRQPSFGVSLLIILLPVILMLGSTLAKVALPAESTVGLTLKFLGEPLIALGLAVIAAVICLGWAAGMPRSDVGNTLRKALAPIAVLLLTIGAGGGLKQTLLDAGVSQTISKVAEGAHMPYLLLAWLIAVALRQATGSATVATTTTAGILAPMMAGLAATQSSLVALAIGAGSVFFCHVNDAGFWMVREYFGLQLKQTIWVWSVLQTIVSVVGLVGTLVLWHFLT, from the coding sequence TTGGAGTTATCGACTGCCGCGTGGATGGTTCACGACACCCGCCTCATGCTCTGCGTTCTGCTGGCCATCGCCAGCATCATCGTGCTGATCAGCGCGACCAAGCTGCCGCCGTTCCTGTCGATTCTGATCGGCACGTTCATCGCCGGGGTCGGCGCCGGGCTGCCGCCGGAAGAAGTCGCCAAGGCCTTCAGCAAAGGCGCCGGGGCGATCCTCGGTGAAGCCGGGATCATCATCGCCCTGGGCTCGATGCTCGGCGCGCTGATGGCGGAATCCGGCGCGGCCGACCGCATTGCCACGACCTTGCTCGGGCTGGGCAAGGGCAAGTCATTGCCGTGGGTGATGGCGTTGGTGGCAATGGTGATCGGCCTGCCGCTGTTCTTCGAAGTGGGCCTGGTGATGATGGTGCCGATCATCTTTGTGATGGCCAAACGTTCAAACCAGCCGCTGCTGAAAATCGCCATCCCCGCGCTGGCCGGCATGACCACCCTGCACGCCTTGATGCCGCCGCACCCGGGGCCGCTGATTGCGGTGGGCGCGCTGCACGCCGACCTCGGCCTGACCATGTTGCTGGGCTTCTGCCTGGCCGTACCGGCGGTGATCCTCGCGGGCCCGCTCTATGGCAACTGGCTGTCCAAGCGCCTGCACGTGGATGAGCCGGCCGACATCGGCGCGCTGTTCAGCGCACCGCCCAAGGCGCCGCGCCAGCCGAGTTTTGGCGTGTCGTTGCTGATCATTCTGTTGCCAGTGATTCTGATGCTCGGCAGCACCTTGGCCAAAGTCGCGCTGCCGGCAGAAAGCACCGTCGGCCTGACCTTGAAGTTCCTCGGCGAACCGTTGATCGCCCTCGGCCTGGCCGTCATCGCCGCCGTGATCTGCCTGGGCTGGGCCGCCGGTATGCCGCGAAGCGACGTCGGCAACACCTTGCGCAAAGCCCTCGCGCCCATCGCCGTGCTGCTACTGACCATCGGCGCCGGCGGCGGCCTCAAGCAAACCTTGCTGGACGCCGGCGTCAGCCAGACCATCAGCAAGGTCGCCGAAGGCGCACACATGCCCTATCTGCTGCTGGCCTGGTTGATCGCCGTGGCGTTGCGCCAGGCTACCGGCTCGGCAACCGTGGCCACCACCACAACGGCGGGCATCCTCGCACCGATGATGGCCGGGTTGGCCGCTACGCAGAGTTCATTGGTAGCGCTGGCGATTGGCGCGGGCTCAGTGTTCTTCTGCCACGTCAACGACGCCGGCTTCTGGATGGTGCGTGAGTACTTCGGCCTGCAGCTGAAGCAGACGATCTGGGTGTGGTCGGTGTTGCAGACGATTGTTTCGGTGGTCGGGTTGGTAGGTACGCTGGTGCTGTGGCACTTTTTGACCTGA
- a CDS encoding TIGR00366 family protein, translating into MADAIEESRYARFALRCSNFAERWFPDSWVFAALAVIIVAVATLGMGAAPTEAAKAFGDGFWSLIPFTMQMAFVVIGGYVVASSPPAVKLIDRLARIPKNGRSAVAWVALISMVASLLNWGLSLVFGGLLVRALARRTDLRMDYRAAGAAAYLGLGAVWALGLSSSAAQLQANPASLPPSILAITGVIPFTDTIFLWQSGVMLLALIVVSLIIAYATAPGPNSARDAKACGIDPAFNLPKLQAPTRPGEWLEHSPLLTILLALLAAGWLFHEFSTKPAISAISGLNTYNFLFIMVGALLHWRPRSFLDAVARAVPTTTGVLIQFPLYGSIAALMTVVKGGDGQTLAHHISTFFTSIASHDTYALLMGVYSAVLGFFIPSGGGKWIIEAPYVMQVANDLQYHLGWAVQIYNAAEALPNLINPFYMLPLLGVLGLKARDLIGFSFVQLLVHTPLVLFLLWALGTTLKYLPPVMP; encoded by the coding sequence GTGGCCGATGCTATCGAAGAAAGCCGCTATGCCCGATTTGCCCTGCGCTGTTCAAACTTCGCCGAACGCTGGTTTCCCGACTCATGGGTGTTTGCCGCCCTCGCCGTGATCATCGTCGCCGTGGCGACCCTGGGCATGGGCGCCGCCCCCACTGAAGCCGCCAAAGCGTTTGGTGACGGGTTCTGGAGCCTGATCCCGTTCACCATGCAGATGGCCTTTGTGGTCATTGGCGGTTACGTGGTCGCCAGTTCGCCACCGGCGGTGAAGCTGATTGACCGCCTGGCGCGCATCCCGAAAAACGGCCGCTCGGCGGTGGCCTGGGTCGCGTTGATTTCCATGGTCGCCTCCCTGCTCAACTGGGGCCTGTCCCTGGTGTTCGGCGGTTTGCTGGTGCGCGCACTGGCCCGGCGTACGGATTTGCGCATGGATTACCGCGCTGCCGGTGCTGCGGCCTATCTGGGCCTGGGCGCGGTGTGGGCGCTGGGGCTGTCATCGTCCGCCGCGCAGTTGCAGGCCAACCCGGCCAGCTTGCCGCCGTCGATCCTGGCGATTACCGGGGTGATCCCGTTTACCGACACGATCTTCCTGTGGCAATCCGGGGTGATGTTGCTGGCGCTGATCGTGGTCTCGCTGATCATCGCCTACGCCACCGCGCCCGGCCCGAACAGTGCGCGTGATGCCAAAGCCTGTGGCATCGACCCCGCGTTCAACCTGCCCAAACTGCAAGCACCCACCCGCCCGGGCGAGTGGCTGGAACACAGCCCGTTGCTGACTATTCTGCTGGCCTTGCTGGCAGCCGGCTGGTTGTTTCATGAATTCTCGACCAAGCCTGCGATCAGTGCGATTTCGGGGCTCAATACCTATAACTTCCTGTTCATCATGGTCGGCGCCCTGCTGCACTGGCGCCCGCGCAGCTTCCTCGACGCAGTGGCCCGCGCCGTGCCGACCACCACCGGTGTACTGATCCAGTTCCCGCTATACGGCTCGATTGCCGCGCTGATGACGGTGGTCAAGGGCGGCGACGGCCAGACCCTGGCGCACCATATCTCGACCTTCTTCACCTCCATCGCTTCCCACGACACCTACGCGCTGCTGATGGGCGTGTACTCGGCGGTGCTGGGCTTCTTTATCCCGTCGGGCGGCGGCAAGTGGATCATCGAAGCGCCCTACGTGATGCAAGTGGCCAACGACCTGCAATATCACCTGGGCTGGGCGGTGCAGATCTACAACGCCGCCGAGGCGCTGCCGAACCTGATCAACCCGTTCTATATGTTGCCGCTGCTGGGGGTATTGGGGCTCAAGGCGCGGGATTTGATTGGGTTTTCGTTTGTGCAGTTGCTGGTGCACACGCCGCTGGTGCTGTTCCTGCTGTGGGCACTGGGGACGACGTTGAAGTATTTGCCGCCGGTGATGCCTTAA
- a CDS encoding SET domain-containing protein-lysine N-methyltransferase produces the protein MKTQAMDKAKTAVSDCLYPFKTLLAEHGYPSSEHFQVRQTADGEAAGVLARKEFDNRMRIAKVSGYAVGERRPHTLQLSARIHLYDCWFCGLLRHSCNPNVFFDTTYLELWTVQPIAAGTLLTLDYASTEDALFRQFACQCGELNCRGWITGGLEPLNTEGQAFMAKWRMRKRP, from the coding sequence ATGAAAACTCAGGCCATGGATAAGGCTAAAACCGCTGTGAGTGATTGCCTGTACCCATTCAAGACGCTACTCGCCGAACACGGTTACCCCTCGTCCGAGCACTTCCAAGTCAGGCAAACCGCTGATGGCGAGGCCGCAGGGGTGCTGGCTCGCAAGGAATTCGACAACCGCATGCGCATTGCCAAGGTTTCCGGCTACGCCGTGGGCGAGCGACGCCCCCACACGTTGCAGCTGTCGGCCCGCATCCACTTGTACGATTGCTGGTTCTGCGGCCTGTTACGGCACTCCTGCAACCCGAATGTGTTTTTCGACACCACCTACCTGGAGCTCTGGACCGTGCAGCCCATCGCCGCCGGCACCCTGCTGACCCTGGACTACGCCAGCACCGAGGATGCACTGTTCCGGCAGTTTGCCTGCCAGTGCGGCGAGCTGAACTGCCGGGGCTGGATCACCGGGGGCCTGGAACCCTTGAACACCGAGGGCCAGGCGTTCATGGCCAAGTGGCGAATGCGCAAACGCCCCTAG
- the can gene encoding carbonate dehydratase: MNELQDLLDNNERWADAIKQEDPEFFAKLARQQTPEYLWIGCSDARVPANEIVGMLPGDLFVHRNVANVVLHTDLNCLSVIQYAVDVLKVKHILVTGHYGCGGVRASMQDRQFGLIDGWLRTIRDLYYENRELLAQLPTEEERVDRLCELNVIQQVANVGHTSIVQNAWHRGQSLSIHGCIYGIKDGRWKSLNTTISGFEQLPPQYRLRPLGEA; encoded by the coding sequence ATGAACGAACTACAAGACCTGCTTGATAACAACGAACGCTGGGCGGATGCGATCAAACAGGAAGATCCCGAATTCTTCGCCAAGCTCGCCCGCCAGCAAACCCCGGAATACTTGTGGATCGGCTGCTCCGACGCCCGCGTACCGGCCAACGAGATCGTCGGCATGTTGCCCGGCGACCTGTTTGTGCACCGCAATGTGGCCAACGTGGTGCTGCACACCGACCTCAATTGCCTGTCGGTGATCCAGTACGCGGTCGATGTGCTCAAGGTCAAACATATCCTGGTCACCGGCCACTATGGCTGCGGCGGCGTGCGCGCCTCGATGCAGGACCGCCAGTTCGGCCTGATCGACGGCTGGTTGCGCACCATTCGCGACCTTTACTACGAAAATCGCGAGCTGCTGGCTCAATTGCCGACTGAGGAAGAGCGCGTCGATCGCCTGTGCGAGTTGAACGTGATTCAGCAGGTGGCCAACGTCGGCCACACCAGCATTGTGCAAAACGCCTGGCACCGTGGGCAGAGCCTGTCGATTCATGGCTGCATCTACGGCATCAAGGATGGCCGCTGGAAGAGCTTGAACACCACCATCAGTGGCTTCGAGCAACTGCCGCCGCAATATCGCCTGCGCCCGTTGGGTGAAGCCTAG
- a CDS encoding serine kinase/phosphatase: MTESRRPYGATQPEPIDDNEDRMGEMRELDFDEEAPTAEIGEEIPRREREHLMPDERVREAGLTGASTDDHESTDDDMSPETLIHEDGARDAREAGEDNPADFDLSIVDEDEIGGGNGLDEAELADIDPVDGNR, translated from the coding sequence ATGACTGAATCACGACGTCCCTACGGCGCTACGCAGCCGGAACCGATTGATGACAACGAAGACCGCATGGGCGAGATGCGCGAGCTGGATTTTGACGAGGAAGCGCCCACGGCGGAAATCGGCGAAGAGATCCCGCGTCGCGAGCGCGAGCACCTGATGCCCGACGAACGGGTGCGCGAGGCCGGGTTGACCGGGGCTTCGACCGATGATCATGAGTCAACTGATGACGATATGAGCCCCGAAACGCTGATCCATGAGGACGGCGCGCGCGATGCTCGCGAGGCGGGTGAAGACAACCCGGCGGACTTCGACCTGAGTATCGTCGATGAAGATGAGATTGGCGGCGGAAACGGGCTGGATGAGGCTGAACTGGCGGATATTGATCCGGTCGACGGCAACCGCTGA
- a CDS encoding energy transducer TonB translates to MQVVNWLPRTELPFAAPSRPELLQALEPYEAFDVSGEEAAAPVAVVKPVPEARPVVERAKIEVPRPSPMAKPVAVEEAAPVVKAPVVPPPRFALQLLRAGRCLLLVELPTGERFQTRDPAYMLLKDMLRAAGLPDSPQIVGDPVRWPLLVRGNMDQGPEAARDFVQGFVSARLEDEPCVCLWLIGLPAVRFAGEANAEAWYRELQVEGLGSVWALPGLELLMEEPQRKADVWQAMRRLMARWKSTDE, encoded by the coding sequence ATGCAGGTGGTCAACTGGCTGCCCCGCACCGAACTGCCGTTTGCCGCGCCCTCGCGGCCCGAGCTGCTGCAGGCGCTTGAGCCCTATGAGGCGTTCGACGTTTCGGGAGAGGAGGCGGCTGCGCCGGTCGCCGTGGTCAAACCGGTGCCCGAAGCGCGCCCGGTGGTGGAGCGAGCAAAGATCGAAGTGCCGCGCCCCTCGCCAATGGCCAAGCCCGTGGCGGTCGAAGAGGCCGCGCCGGTGGTCAAGGCCCCGGTGGTGCCGCCGCCGCGTTTTGCCCTGCAATTGCTGCGGGCCGGGCGCTGCCTGCTGCTGGTGGAATTGCCCACCGGTGAACGCTTCCAGACCCGCGACCCGGCCTACATGCTGCTCAAGGACATGCTGCGCGCCGCCGGCCTGCCCGACAGCCCGCAGATCGTCGGCGACCCGGTGCGCTGGCCACTGCTGGTACGCGGCAACATGGACCAGGGCCCGGAAGCGGCGCGGGATTTTGTGCAAGGCTTTGTCTCGGCGCGCCTGGAAGACGAACCCTGCGTGTGCCTGTGGCTGATCGGCCTGCCCGCCGTGCGGTTTGCCGGTGAAGCCAATGCCGAAGCCTGGTACCGCGAGCTGCAGGTCGAGGGCTTGGGTTCGGTATGGGCCCTGCCGGGTCTGGAATTATTAATGGAAGAGCCACAGCGTAAGGCTGATGTCTGGCAAGCCATGCGCCGGCTGATGGCGCGCTGGAAGAGTACCGATGAGTGA
- the mksE gene encoding Mks condensin complex protein MksE, translating into MHLDLSELSQLAPIFRELFKGYHVSRRDPELYAQLSNFQDQYRTLFKALGFELVCDTRGFYYFVPDSAIASAQVNKTAQRLALFTFIIVEHLADQGRDPIAVLDGGSLGRDELPSLLEKYRDLFIQAEVQTQEELEEKIMRRMTQLGFASEDNGIYRFLPPMHRFLDVCLSVQQDRDLAASVHSVLPLPAPVIIDEDSDEKLLKTDDPLDLSDFADESEEDALARAIAEEQETDA; encoded by the coding sequence ATGCATCTTGATCTATCCGAACTGTCCCAGCTGGCGCCGATTTTTCGCGAGCTGTTCAAGGGTTACCACGTCAGCCGTCGCGACCCGGAGCTGTACGCGCAACTGTCGAACTTCCAGGACCAGTACCGCACGCTGTTCAAGGCCCTGGGCTTTGAGCTGGTGTGCGACACGCGGGGTTTCTACTACTTCGTGCCGGACTCCGCCATCGCCAGCGCGCAGGTGAACAAGACCGCCCAGCGCCTGGCGCTGTTCACTTTCATCATCGTCGAGCATCTGGCTGACCAGGGCCGTGACCCGATTGCCGTGCTCGACGGTGGCAGCCTGGGCCGCGATGAATTGCCGTCCCTGCTGGAAAAGTACCGCGACCTGTTTATCCAGGCCGAAGTACAGACCCAGGAAGAACTCGAAGAAAAAATCATGCGCCGTATGACCCAGCTGGGTTTTGCCAGCGAAGACAACGGCATTTATCGTTTCCTGCCGCCGATGCACCGTTTCCTCGACGTGTGCCTGTCGGTGCAGCAAGACCGCGACCTCGCGGCCAGCGTGCACAGCGTATTGCCATTGCCGGCGCCAGTGATCATCGATGAAGACAGCGATGAAAAACTGCTGAAGACCGATGACCCATTGGACTTGAGTGACTTCGCGGACGAAAGCGAGGAAGACGCCCTGGCCCGCGCCATTGCCGAAGAACAGGAGACCGACGCATGA